The Aureitalea marina genome includes a window with the following:
- the aspS gene encoding aspartate--tRNA ligase, with the protein MYRTHTNDQLRASDTGKEVTLSGWVQKTRNKGFMIWVDLRDRYGITQLIFDEERTDADVMKMAAELGREFVVQATGKVIERESKNPNIPTGDIEILVQEFKILNESLTPPFTIEDDTDGGDDLRMKYRYLDIRRKPVRENLIFRHKVTMAVRNYLSAQDFVEVETPYLIKSTPEGARDFVVPSRMNEGQFYALPQSPQTFKQLLMVGGMDRYFQIVKCFRDEDLRADRQPEFTQIDCEMAFVEQEDILQTFEGLTRHLLKEINGVEIGDFPRMTFDEAMKRYGNDKPDIRFGMEFGELNEVSQHKEFNVFNQAELVVGIAVPGGNEMSRKQIDGLINWVKRPQIGALGMVYVRCNEDGSFKSSVDKFYDQDDLKNWADVTGAEAGDLICVLSGDANKVRAQLSALRMEMGERLGLRKADEFAPLWVIDFPLLEWDEETERFHAMHHPFTSPKPGQLDMLDTDPAAVRANAYDLVLNGNEIGGGSIRIHDKEVQSLMFDHLGFTPEEAKAQFGFLMDAFQYGAPPHGGIAFGLDRLVSILGGQETIRDFIAFPKNNSGRDVMIDAPANIDDEQLKELHIRLDL; encoded by the coding sequence ATGTACAGGACACACACCAATGACCAATTGAGAGCCAGCGATACCGGCAAGGAAGTAACCTTGTCCGGTTGGGTTCAAAAAACGAGAAACAAAGGATTTATGATCTGGGTCGACCTGCGGGATCGATACGGGATCACTCAATTGATCTTTGACGAGGAAAGAACGGATGCCGATGTAATGAAAATGGCGGCCGAACTCGGACGCGAGTTCGTGGTGCAAGCTACAGGAAAAGTAATCGAACGAGAGTCCAAGAATCCCAATATCCCTACCGGTGATATCGAGATTCTGGTACAGGAATTCAAGATACTGAATGAGTCCCTAACTCCTCCATTCACCATAGAGGACGACACGGATGGTGGTGATGATCTACGCATGAAATACCGCTACCTGGACATTCGCCGTAAGCCTGTGCGAGAGAACCTGATCTTCAGACACAAGGTGACCATGGCCGTCCGGAATTATCTGTCCGCACAGGATTTCGTAGAGGTGGAAACCCCTTACCTGATCAAATCGACCCCGGAAGGCGCCCGGGACTTTGTAGTGCCATCCAGAATGAATGAAGGTCAATTTTACGCTTTGCCCCAGTCCCCACAAACCTTCAAGCAACTACTGATGGTCGGGGGAATGGATCGCTACTTCCAGATCGTGAAGTGCTTTCGTGACGAAGATCTCAGGGCAGATCGTCAACCGGAATTTACCCAGATAGACTGCGAGATGGCCTTTGTAGAGCAAGAAGATATTCTCCAAACCTTTGAGGGGTTAACCCGTCATCTCCTGAAGGAGATCAACGGAGTGGAAATAGGCGATTTCCCCCGCATGACCTTCGATGAGGCCATGAAGCGATATGGAAATGACAAGCCGGATATCCGTTTTGGGATGGAATTTGGCGAATTGAATGAGGTTAGTCAGCACAAGGAATTCAATGTTTTCAATCAAGCCGAACTGGTAGTTGGAATTGCCGTACCTGGAGGAAATGAAATGTCCCGCAAGCAGATCGACGGGTTGATAAACTGGGTGAAGCGACCACAGATCGGAGCCCTGGGCATGGTCTATGTGCGCTGCAACGAGGACGGTAGTTTCAAATCTTCCGTTGATAAATTCTACGATCAGGACGACTTGAAGAATTGGGCTGATGTAACCGGAGCTGAGGCAGGAGACCTGATCTGTGTATTGAGTGGTGACGCCAATAAGGTGAGAGCACAACTCAGTGCGCTGAGGATGGAGATGGGAGAGCGCCTTGGACTTCGTAAGGCGGACGAGTTTGCTCCATTATGGGTAATTGACTTCCCCCTACTGGAGTGGGATGAAGAGACAGAGCGTTTTCACGCTATGCACCACCCTTTCACTTCTCCTAAACCAGGACAATTGGACATGCTGGACACCGATCCGGCTGCAGTAAGAGCCAATGCCTATGACTTGGTACTGAACGGAAATGAAATCGGTGGAGGTTCCATTCGAATTCACGATAAAGAAGTTCAGTCCCTGATGTTTGATCACCTGGGATTCACCCCAGAAGAGGCTAAGGCCCAGTTCGGTTTCCTAATGGATGCTTTCCAATACGGGGCACCACCTCATGGAGGGATCGCTTTTGGACTAGACAGGCTTGTATCCATACTGGGAGGTCAGGAGACCATTCGTGATTTTATCGCCTTCCCAAAAAACAATTCTGGAAGGGATGTGATGATAGACGCTCCGGCCAATATCGATGATGAACAATTGAAGGAGTTGCATATCAGACTGGATCTGTAG
- a CDS encoding cold-shock protein: MEGTVKFFNESKGYGFITNDETGQDIFVHVTSLDGQTTLNQGDKVEYSEADGRKGRIATDVKVVNE; encoded by the coding sequence ATGGAAGGAACAGTAAAATTCTTTAACGAGTCAAAGGGATACGGCTTTATCACCAACGATGAGACCGGTCAGGATATCTTTGTACACGTAACCAGTCTTGACGGACAAACCACCCTTAACCAGGGAGACAAAGTGGAGTATAGTGAAGCCGATGGCAGAAAAGGAAGAATCGCGACCGATGTAAAAGTGGTCAACGAATAA
- a CDS encoding efflux RND transporter permease subunit, translating into MSAKSKKVNKEFRLSSWAIDNPTIIYVMIAMFLILGGSAYFSMPRENFPEINETKIYISIPYPGNTAEDIERLIVDPLEEELRNISNVVEILSTSQEDYGIITVEFDEDIAVEQAKQKVKDEVDSKKANEDWPTFNNAKVEPNVFDLSLSEEMPILNLNISGDYPVERLKEFAEYLQDEIEELPEIKAADIRGAQDKEVEVAVDVYRMMAAQVSFDDVINAIRNENMTMSAGNLITSGQRRTIRILGEVEDPGQLENFVVKSENGAIYLRDIATVSFGEKDKTTFARDLTASAEREEAVPSNEQVGRSVVMLDVKKRSGENMIEAVEKINVIVDEVVANIFPADLTVTKANDQSAKTNNQVNDLVNNIIFGIILVVGVLMFFLGFRNALFVGFAIPMSMFMSFMILSALGYTMNTMILFALIMGLGMLVDNGIVVVENVYRLMDEEGMSRVEAAKKGIGEIAFPIIISTATTVAAFVPLGTWPGVMGEFMIYFPITLSVVLGSSLFVAIFINSMLVSRFMEVGEKVLSRKQLIRLSAIMVPLGLFIYITGGAVRGLGTLMIVVTLMFWIYRYFLKRAATYFQRNILSRLESSYQRFLAWALNGWRPTGFVIGIFGLLFLVFMGFGASVGSQRTAVEFFPDNTPNQIIVYIEYPEGTDIDKTNEITKAIERRVNAVVNNEEYMEGSAYNFLVESAVSQVGEGAGNPNTDGGSSAEMPHRGKITATMREYKYREGKDTEILRAKVQEALKGIYPGVAISVEKDAVGPPAGYPINIELRGNNYDELIATAEGMRNFINDRNIAGIDELKIDVNKGKPSMQVVVDREKSGELGVPAGRVGNQLRRSLFGEKAGVYKEDGEDYDIYVRFDKNERYSTSALFDQNITFRDQSSGQIKEVPISAVASQRNTSSFSAIKHRDTRRVVTVYSGLAPGFTDAAAVVSNIQSEMESFNNLPATVDIDYTGQIEEQNKQMAFLMGAFFAGLGLIMLLLIFQFSSISKPTIIMIAIFLSFIGVFGGILATGASFVIMMTMMGIISLAGIVVNNGVVLLDYTQLLIDRKIVELDLPDNALLEKDVVKKIIVQGGRARLRPVILTAITTVLGLIPLAIGVNIDFFSMFSEFDANFYLGGDNVIFWGPLAWAVIYGLIIATFLTLIIVPLLFYIIYKVKIRLRNWRTKDEQTSEELKAAA; encoded by the coding sequence CTGAGTACCTCCCAAGAGGATTATGGGATCATTACCGTAGAATTTGATGAAGACATCGCGGTAGAACAGGCCAAACAAAAGGTCAAGGACGAGGTAGACAGCAAGAAGGCCAACGAAGACTGGCCCACCTTTAACAACGCTAAGGTCGAGCCCAATGTCTTTGACTTGAGTTTGAGCGAGGAAATGCCCATACTGAACTTGAATATATCGGGGGACTATCCGGTAGAAAGACTCAAGGAATTTGCAGAGTACCTACAGGATGAGATCGAAGAATTACCGGAGATCAAAGCCGCCGATATTCGCGGAGCCCAGGATAAGGAAGTAGAAGTTGCCGTCGATGTCTATCGCATGATGGCTGCACAGGTCAGTTTTGACGATGTGATCAATGCCATTCGGAATGAGAATATGACTATGTCTGCCGGAAACCTGATCACCAGTGGTCAGAGACGGACGATCCGTATACTGGGTGAAGTAGAGGACCCCGGACAACTGGAGAACTTTGTGGTCAAATCGGAGAACGGAGCCATCTACCTACGGGATATCGCGACAGTTAGTTTTGGAGAAAAGGACAAGACTACCTTTGCCCGAGACCTAACGGCCAGTGCCGAGCGCGAAGAAGCCGTACCGTCCAACGAGCAAGTTGGTCGCAGCGTGGTCATGCTGGATGTAAAGAAACGTTCCGGAGAGAATATGATCGAGGCTGTAGAGAAGATAAACGTCATTGTAGACGAGGTCGTGGCCAATATTTTTCCTGCAGACCTGACGGTGACCAAGGCCAACGACCAATCTGCCAAAACGAATAACCAGGTCAATGACCTGGTGAACAACATCATCTTCGGGATCATCCTGGTGGTTGGCGTATTGATGTTCTTCCTTGGGTTTAGGAACGCCCTCTTTGTTGGGTTTGCCATCCCCATGTCCATGTTCATGTCCTTCATGATACTATCGGCCCTGGGCTATACCATGAATACTATGATACTATTTGCGCTCATCATGGGACTCGGGATGCTGGTGGATAACGGAATCGTAGTGGTCGAGAATGTCTATCGATTGATGGACGAAGAAGGTATGTCCCGTGTAGAAGCAGCCAAAAAAGGGATTGGAGAGATTGCTTTCCCCATTATTATTTCTACAGCAACAACGGTCGCGGCCTTTGTCCCGCTGGGAACCTGGCCAGGGGTAATGGGCGAATTCATGATCTATTTCCCGATCACCTTATCGGTTGTATTGGGATCGTCCTTATTCGTAGCCATATTCATCAACTCTATGTTGGTATCCCGTTTTATGGAAGTGGGAGAAAAAGTCCTATCCAGGAAACAACTCATTCGACTTTCTGCCATTATGGTTCCGTTGGGATTATTCATCTATATCACAGGTGGAGCGGTCCGTGGTCTGGGAACCCTGATGATCGTAGTCACTCTTATGTTCTGGATCTATCGCTATTTCTTAAAACGTGCGGCTACTTACTTTCAACGGAATATCCTTTCTCGCCTGGAAAGCAGTTATCAACGCTTCCTGGCCTGGGCCTTGAACGGATGGCGCCCAACCGGCTTCGTGATCGGGATATTTGGGCTGCTGTTCCTCGTATTTATGGGCTTCGGTGCTTCTGTTGGTTCTCAAAGGACAGCAGTAGAATTCTTCCCGGACAATACGCCCAACCAGATCATCGTCTATATCGAATACCCGGAAGGAACAGACATCGATAAGACCAACGAGATCACCAAGGCCATTGAGCGCCGTGTGAACGCCGTTGTGAACAACGAGGAGTATATGGAAGGTAGTGCTTATAATTTCCTGGTGGAGTCTGCGGTATCACAGGTTGGAGAAGGTGCAGGTAATCCAAATACAGACGGAGGAAGTAGTGCCGAAATGCCCCACCGTGGTAAGATCACCGCCACCATGCGGGAATACAAATACCGCGAAGGAAAGGACACTGAGATCCTGCGCGCTAAGGTGCAAGAGGCACTTAAGGGTATTTACCCTGGGGTCGCGATTTCCGTAGAAAAAGATGCTGTTGGACCACCGGCTGGTTATCCGATCAACATCGAATTGCGCGGAAACAACTACGACGAACTGATCGCTACTGCCGAAGGTATGCGGAATTTCATCAACGATCGCAATATTGCGGGAATTGACGAATTGAAGATAGACGTAAACAAAGGCAAACCATCCATGCAAGTGGTTGTGGATCGGGAGAAGTCTGGGGAATTAGGAGTTCCGGCCGGACGGGTTGGAAACCAACTTCGACGTTCCCTTTTTGGTGAAAAAGCCGGGGTTTACAAGGAAGATGGGGAAGACTACGACATCTATGTGCGCTTTGATAAGAACGAACGCTACAGCACTTCTGCCCTATTTGACCAGAATATTACCTTCCGTGATCAGTCCAGTGGGCAGATCAAGGAAGTGCCGATCTCGGCTGTGGCCTCCCAGCGGAATACTTCATCCTTTAGTGCCATCAAGCACCGGGATACCCGCAGGGTGGTTACTGTTTACTCTGGGCTGGCTCCTGGCTTCACAGATGCTGCTGCCGTGGTAAGCAATATCCAATCCGAGATGGAATCATTTAATAACTTGCCCGCTACTGTGGATATCGATTACACTGGACAGATCGAAGAACAAAACAAGCAGATGGCCTTTTTGATGGGTGCTTTCTTTGCAGGACTCGGTTTGATCATGCTGTTGCTGATCTTCCAATTTAGCTCGATCTCCAAGCCAACCATCATCATGATAGCCATCTTCCTGAGCTTTATCGGAGTATTTGGAGGTATCCTGGCTACCGGAGCTTCCTTCGTGATCATGATGACCATGATGGGAATTATCTCCCTGGCAGGGATTGTAGTGAATAACGGGGTGGTTCTCTTGGATTACACCCAACTGCTGATAGACAGGAAGATCGTCGAATTGGATTTACCAGATAATGCTTTGCTGGAAAAGGATGTGGTCAAAAAGATCATCGTTCAAGGTGGACGCGCCCGTTTGCGGCCCGTTATTCTAACCGCCATTACCACAGTATTGGGTCTTATCCCATTGGCCATTGGGGTGAATATCGATTTCTTCTCCATGTTCTCGGAATTCGATGCCAACTTCTACCTGGGTGGAGACAATGTGATTTTCTGGGGGCCATTGGCCTGGGCCGTGATCTACGGATTGATCATTGCGACCTTCTTGACCTTGATCATCGTGCCATTATTGTTTTACATAATCTATAAGGTAAAGATCCGTCTGAGGAATTGGCGGACTAAGGACGAACAAACGTCCGAAGAACTGAAGGCTGCCGCCTAA
- a CDS encoding T9SS-dependent M36 family metallopeptidase, with protein MKKLLLSLAVLASFSLQAQQDFTQVVRSYLNTNRATLGLNAQDFSDIIQANQSWSSSMEINNVYMVQRVEGIEIFNSTSAFAIANNGQVKYAAMSFVPAARAKINTTNPSINAASAISRAAQKYGLGQPVNLEALEERPDGTLVFSDGQISMNEIPVKLVFQPMEDGGLRLAWDLSIFLLDGSHYYSARIDAQTGELIHELDWVVSCSFGTEPHSHAGHSSKEELSMLFPASAAAGGSNQYRVFPAPIESPNHGNDQLVQDPSSSNASPFGWHDTNGSAGAEFTITRGNNVWAQEDRNANNGVGFSPDGGADLNFDFPFNFNTAPVNMQEAAITNLFYWNNLIHDVMYEYGFTEANGNFQENNYGNGGAGSDSVNADAQDGGGTNNATFGTPPDGNNPRMTMFLWSPSGPAGEPLTINGGPLAGQYEGIAAQFGAPLPSTPLTGDLALLEDNNAGESTDANDGCDPITNGGSLNGKIVVIRRGSCEFGTKILAAENQGAIAVIMVNNVGGAPIAMGAGAEGGSVTIPSIMVNQSDGEDIIDLLDGGGNINASLEEAGPYAIDGDVDNGIIVHEYGHGISNRLTGGPGNTGCLSNDEQMGEGWSDYFGLIMTMQPGDQGGDIRGIGTYAIGQPTNGGGIRPAPYSTDFAINDFTYANTNSGVSQPHGIGFVWATMLWDLTWALIDEYGFDADLYNGNGGNNIALQLVMDGLKLQNCSPGFVNGRDAILEADELANGGANRCLIWAVFANRGLGESASQGSAFNRSDQTEAFDLPVECTLGFEDRDSGNGVIIYPNPTRDQINLRSLTNIGDAQVTITDLNGRVVLTSEVDLSTIGTINTSALRAGLYLVQIQSENFTQTTKLIVQ; from the coding sequence ATGAAAAAGTTATTACTCTCGCTGGCCGTACTGGCTAGTTTTTCTTTACAGGCTCAACAGGACTTTACCCAAGTCGTTCGATCCTATTTGAACACCAATCGAGCTACATTGGGATTGAATGCCCAAGACTTCTCTGACATCATTCAGGCCAATCAAAGTTGGTCCTCCAGTATGGAGATCAACAATGTGTATATGGTTCAGCGTGTAGAAGGAATTGAGATCTTCAATTCTACATCTGCCTTTGCAATCGCCAACAACGGACAGGTAAAGTATGCGGCCATGTCTTTTGTGCCTGCAGCAAGAGCCAAGATCAATACGACCAATCCTTCCATTAATGCTGCATCAGCCATTAGTAGAGCTGCCCAGAAATATGGTCTTGGTCAACCGGTCAATCTGGAAGCGTTGGAGGAGAGACCTGACGGAACCTTAGTTTTCAGTGACGGACAGATCTCCATGAATGAGATCCCCGTTAAGTTGGTCTTTCAACCCATGGAGGACGGAGGTCTTCGTTTGGCTTGGGACCTGAGCATATTCTTGCTGGATGGAAGTCACTACTATTCTGCGCGGATCGATGCCCAGACAGGAGAGCTGATCCACGAATTGGATTGGGTAGTGAGCTGTAGCTTCGGGACAGAACCACACAGCCATGCCGGTCATAGTTCTAAGGAAGAATTAAGCATGTTATTCCCGGCATCTGCTGCAGCAGGCGGCAGCAACCAATATCGTGTTTTCCCTGCGCCTATCGAGAGCCCGAATCACGGGAACGACCAATTGGTTCAAGATCCGTCAAGTAGTAATGCCTCTCCATTTGGATGGCATGATACCAATGGATCTGCCGGTGCAGAATTTACCATCACTCGTGGAAACAACGTATGGGCACAGGAAGATAGAAACGCCAACAACGGTGTAGGTTTTTCTCCGGACGGAGGAGCCGACCTTAATTTCGACTTCCCATTCAATTTTAACACTGCACCTGTGAATATGCAGGAGGCAGCGATCACTAACTTATTTTACTGGAATAACTTGATCCATGACGTGATGTACGAATATGGATTCACTGAGGCCAATGGTAATTTCCAGGAGAATAACTACGGAAACGGCGGTGCCGGAAGTGACTCGGTAAACGCTGATGCTCAAGACGGCGGAGGAACCAACAACGCTACCTTCGGAACTCCACCGGACGGAAACAATCCAAGGATGACCATGTTCCTTTGGTCTCCAAGCGGCCCTGCGGGAGAACCATTGACCATCAATGGCGGACCTTTGGCAGGACAATACGAAGGAATTGCGGCCCAGTTTGGAGCTCCACTGCCGTCTACACCACTAACCGGTGACCTGGCGTTGCTGGAAGACAACAATGCCGGAGAATCTACGGATGCTAACGACGGATGTGATCCTATCACCAATGGGGGATCCTTAAACGGAAAGATCGTTGTGATCAGAAGAGGATCTTGTGAGTTTGGAACGAAGATCTTAGCCGCTGAAAATCAGGGGGCAATAGCCGTGATCATGGTCAATAATGTTGGAGGAGCCCCTATCGCGATGGGAGCCGGAGCTGAGGGAGGAAGTGTAACTATTCCATCCATCATGGTGAATCAGTCGGATGGAGAGGACATCATCGATCTGCTAGATGGAGGTGGAAATATTAATGCATCATTAGAAGAGGCCGGACCATATGCCATCGATGGGGATGTGGATAACGGTATCATTGTACACGAATATGGACATGGTATATCCAACCGTCTTACCGGAGGTCCTGGAAACACAGGTTGTCTGAGTAACGACGAGCAAATGGGAGAAGGCTGGAGTGACTACTTCGGACTGATCATGACCATGCAGCCAGGTGACCAAGGAGGAGATATCCGTGGAATTGGTACTTACGCTATCGGTCAACCGACCAATGGTGGCGGGATTCGACCTGCGCCGTACAGCACAGATTTTGCCATTAATGACTTTACTTATGCCAACACCAATAGCGGTGTAAGCCAGCCTCACGGGATCGGATTCGTATGGGCGACCATGCTTTGGGACCTGACCTGGGCCTTGATCGATGAGTATGGTTTTGATGCGGATCTGTATAACGGAAATGGAGGAAATAACATCGCGTTGCAATTGGTTATGGACGGTTTGAAGCTACAGAACTGTAGCCCCGGGTTCGTTAACGGAAGGGATGCCATCCTGGAGGCTGACGAATTGGCCAACGGAGGTGCTAACCGCTGTTTGATCTGGGCTGTATTTGCCAACCGTGGATTGGGTGAGAGTGCTTCCCAGGGAAGTGCCTTTAACCGGTCTGACCAGACAGAGGCCTTTGATCTTCCTGTAGAATGTACCCTAGGATTTGAAGATAGAGATTCAGGTAATGGTGTTATCATCTACCCGAATCCGACAAGAGATCAGATCAATCTGCGTTCGCTCACTAACATAGGCGATGCACAGGTAACTATTACAGACTTGAATGGTCGAGTGGTACTGACCTCTGAAGTAGATCTTAGCACAATTGGTACTATCAATACTTCGGCTCTGAGAGCTGGATTGTACCTGGTGCAGATCCAAAGTGAGAACTTTACACAAACAACGAAACTGATCGTTCAGTAA
- the dgt gene encoding dGTP triphosphohydrolase: MQWEQLLSLRRSGDKNKRIRQEQDETRLGFEVDYDRIIFSSAFRSLQDKTQVIPLSSTSFVHTRLTHSLEVSVVGRSLGRLVGQALLQRHPYLETTHGYRFNDFGAIVASAALAHDIGNPPFGHSGEKAIGTYFLQGEGQRFKSQLTDAQYQDLVDFEGNANGFRILTESRDGISGGLRLSYATLGAFMKYPKASLPKKPTTAIADKKYGVFQSELPFFEELTTELGLISQGDGRYCRHPLAYLVEAADDICYTIIDFEDGINLGWIDEEFALEYLVNLVKDRIDTTKYHKLEQRADRVSYLRSLAIGTLINEAVERFLDNEEQILKGQLNHGLLDGCRYEAQIEDILKISREKIYQSQEVTDKELSGYRVLTSLVHAYTTALEGQRSGNPTPFDSLLLRNFPFQVKSNTPVYDYLMKSCHLVSQLTDGNSLQIFHKIAGNPEKS, from the coding sequence ATGCAATGGGAGCAATTGCTGTCGCTGAGGCGATCTGGCGACAAGAACAAACGAATAAGACAAGAGCAGGACGAGACCCGTTTGGGTTTCGAAGTTGACTACGATAGGATCATATTTTCCTCCGCTTTCAGAAGCCTTCAAGACAAGACACAGGTCATACCATTGAGCAGTACCTCCTTTGTCCATACCAGGCTGACTCATAGTTTGGAGGTAAGCGTTGTTGGCCGATCCTTGGGTAGACTTGTGGGCCAAGCTTTGTTACAACGACATCCCTATCTGGAGACTACCCATGGGTATCGTTTTAACGATTTTGGAGCCATAGTCGCTTCTGCTGCTCTAGCTCATGATATAGGAAACCCACCATTTGGGCACAGCGGAGAGAAGGCAATTGGGACTTACTTTCTGCAAGGTGAAGGACAGCGTTTCAAGTCCCAACTCACTGACGCCCAATACCAGGATCTGGTAGATTTTGAAGGGAATGCCAATGGATTCAGGATATTGACCGAATCCAGAGATGGTATTTCCGGAGGTCTCCGGCTGTCCTATGCCACCTTGGGTGCATTTATGAAGTATCCCAAGGCATCCTTACCTAAAAAGCCAACCACGGCCATAGCCGATAAGAAATATGGGGTCTTTCAAAGTGAATTGCCCTTTTTTGAGGAGTTGACCACTGAGTTAGGTCTGATCTCACAAGGTGATGGCCGGTATTGCCGCCATCCATTGGCCTATCTGGTGGAAGCAGCAGATGATATTTGCTATACCATTATCGATTTCGAAGACGGCATCAACTTGGGTTGGATCGATGAGGAATTTGCCTTGGAATACCTGGTCAATTTGGTCAAGGATCGCATAGATACCACCAAATATCACAAACTGGAACAACGGGCAGACCGGGTTTCCTATTTGCGTTCGCTGGCTATAGGTACCTTGATCAATGAGGCTGTCGAGCGATTCCTAGATAACGAAGAGCAGATCCTAAAGGGTCAACTGAATCACGGTTTACTGGACGGCTGTCGTTATGAGGCCCAGATCGAAGATATACTCAAGATCAGTCGGGAAAAGATCTACCAAAGCCAGGAAGTAACGGATAAAGAACTTTCGGGATATCGGGTACTGACAAGTCTGGTACACGCCTATACCACTGCCCTGGAGGGACAAAGAAGTGGAAATCCCACCCCATTTGATTCACTGTTGTTAAGAAATTTTCCCTTTCAGGTGAAAAGTAACACCCCGGTTTACGACTACCTCATGAAATCCTGTCACCTTGTTTCCCAGTTAACGGATGGTAATTCGTTGCAGATTTTTCACAAAATCGCGGGAAATCCAGAAAAAAGTTAA
- a CDS encoding nucleoside deaminase, with protein sequence MITPFDDNHFMKQALNEAKRAFDKDEVPIGAVVVAKGQVIARAHNLTETLNDVTAHAEMQAITAAANYLGGKYLKDCTLYVTLEPCSMCAGALFWSQISKVVFGATDPGRGYQEKGVDLHPKTIVKQGVLAKECGDLLKLFFEGKRQSK encoded by the coding sequence ATGATCACTCCTTTCGACGACAATCACTTTATGAAACAAGCCTTGAACGAGGCCAAACGGGCTTTCGATAAGGACGAAGTTCCGATAGGCGCTGTAGTAGTGGCCAAAGGACAGGTCATAGCCAGGGCGCATAACCTGACCGAAACCCTGAACGATGTGACCGCGCATGCTGAGATGCAGGCCATTACGGCTGCGGCCAACTATCTTGGGGGTAAATACCTGAAAGACTGTACCCTATACGTAACCTTGGAGCCTTGTAGCATGTGTGCGGGCGCCTTATTTTGGAGCCAGATTTCCAAAGTTGTTTTTGGAGCCACCGATCCGGGTAGAGGTTATCAAGAAAAGGGGGTTGATCTTCATCCCAAGACGATAGTAAAACAAGGTGTGTTAGCCAAGGAATGTGGAGATCTGCTCAAGTTGTTCTTTGAAGGGAAAAGACAATCCAAATAA